Genomic segment of Xanthomonas sp. DAR 35659:
GGTCGGTTGGATGACGGTGGACACCAGCGCCGGCGCGAGAATCGATAAGATCTGTACGGACGCCAAGCCGGCGCATGACGCGCATGTGGGTACCCATCTGCTCGTGGAGGCCGTCGGCACGTCCTTGCGCCACGGCGGAGGCGGCGTTGTGTCGATAAATGGACCCGAAACGCTGAAGTACGCGAGCGTCGACGGCGGCCTGTACGCACGGATGGGCTTCCACGACGCCGGAGCGCGCAGCGAACTGTTTCCATCCGACCACGTCCGCCGCGATGCCGACGGCACGGCCGCCTACCCGCGCTGGGAACACACCGCGGTGCCGCTCGGCACCTACAGCGAGCGCGGCAACGAACGGATCGGCCTGCGTCTGGCGTATCTGCCCGAGGCCGGGCAGCGGCTGGAGCCAACGACGACGCCGCAACTGGTTGCTCCGGAGCGTCCGAAGTTGTTCACCGAGGCGGTCACCGGCATCCGGGCACTGGGCGCGGTCAAGGGGCTGGAGAGCGACCGCGACTATGCGTGCGCGGCGGGTTCCCTGGCCGCCTCTGCCCACGAAGGCGGGATGACGCAGATCGACAGCGTGGTCCGCGGCACCAAGGGCAACCTCATCGCGGTACAGGGAGATCCCCAGTCGCCAACGTGCCAACGCGCCTCGGTCCTCATCGCGCCGGACATGACACCGCCGTTGGAGTCCAGTCTCGCGCGGTTGGAGCGCCCACTCGTCCCAACCGGAGCGCCGACCGAAGCCGTTGCGCATGGCATGGGCGTCGGAGGACGCTGATACCGTCGCCAGGGCGCGCGCGCGCCCCTGGTGGTGCGAATCTCTAGGCGGCGCGCGGGCTGTCCCCTGCTCTGCCGCTATCGATCCAACCGGTTCCTCTACGATCCGGCGTTCAAGCTTGGGCGGGCGTCGAGCAGGATCGCGATGACAGGCGGAAGCGCAGATCCGGCCGCATGCTCGTTTGCGATGCATGCGCCTCCAGCCAGCAAGCTGGCCGCGATGAGCAGTTCATCCCGAGCGGCAAGGGCTCAGCGGGCCGGGTTCGCCCCGGCGCCTTGAGGCTGGCCGAGACCGTGCTTCACCTCATGCGTGACCGCTGGCAATCGCTCCGTTCACCGCCGCCAACAACGCCAGGTGACCCACGTAGTACAGGTAGAACGCCCAACGCGTGCGCGGGACGGGAACGTTCCGCTTCGCCAGCACCGCCACGATGGGCAATGCCAACAACGCCCAGGCGTTGTCGTTCAACCAGCACAATGGCCCGAACGCCAGGACGAGAAGCGCGATCCTGACGGCGTGGCGTGTGGAGGACGGCAGCGGTTGCTCCTGCGCCGCCGGCAACTTGAACAGCCACCATGCCGCCACGACCAGGATCAATCCGGTCCAGTAGTATTCCACCAGCCCCGGTGCGATCACCGCGCACATGCCGAGCAGCACCCATTCGCGCCGCTGGATGCTCCAGATCACGGCGGCGGCGAGACCGAAGCTAAACAGGACGTTGAACGGCAGCCAATGGCCGAACGCCAGCCCCCACGCCGGTTGCGCGATGACGCCCCACAGCAGCAGCCGGCGCACGGACTTGAGCAGGTCGGCGCCGGGCTGGGCCAGGTTGTAGGCCAGGACCAGGGCGAACAGCGGAAAGGCGATGCGGCCGAGTTCGGACACGACCGGGATGTAGCCGTCCCCCAGGACCCTCGCCACGTGATCGCCGGTCATCAGGACCACGGCGATCCATTTCAACAGTTCGCGGGCACCGCTGGTGATGGTGTAGTTCAGAACGCCGCTCCTGGGCCGGCCGTACGTCCCCTGCCCCAGCCCTTGCGCCGGTGCCTGGTGAGGTGCGATGACGGAGGCTCGGCAGGCGGGCGCCGCGTATCGCGCTTAGCCGGCGAACATTAGTCCGTTCCCCCAATGCTGGCAACACCGGAGGCCCGTGGCGCTGCGCCATTTGCTTTTGCCGCGTGGTCCCTCTCGTGGTGTCAGTCGGCGCCCGCCGTAGCACGTGGCGGCACGGCTGGCGCCCGCGCGATGTGCAGGCAGCGATCGGCCACGCTGGACAAGCCGGTCCGGTGCGACACGACGATCAGCGCGGTCTGCGGCAGCCGCTGGCGCAGCGCCGACAGCACCTGCTGTTCCGAGGCGGCGTCGAGCGCGCTGGTGGCTTCGTCGAGCAGGGCGATCCGGGGTTGCCTGAGGATCACCTGCGCCAGCAGCAGGCGCTGCAGTTCGCCCCCTGACAATTTGGTGGCGGCGCTGTTCACGGTGGTGTCCAGGCCGTACGCGCCCGCTTTCAGGCGTAGGGCCAGGCCGACGTCGTGCAACGCCTGCCACATCGCCGCGTCGCTGGCGCCGGGCGCGGCCCAGGCCAGGCACTCGCGCACGGTACGCTGCCACGGGCGCACGCTCTGGCCGACATAGGCGCCGTGCCGGATCGCGGCGCGGTAGTCGACGAAGTCCAGCGGTCGCTCTCCGCTGTGCGCCGCGAACACCTGCGGTTCGACCATGCCGGCAAGGGCGTCCATCAGGCTGCTCTTGCCGGCGCCGGACGGCCCGCTCAGCAGGATCATGCTGCCAGGCGCCAGCAGCAGTTCGTCCAGTGCGACCTCGGCCAGCGGCGGTGCCAGGCCAATCTTGCGGATCCGCAACGGAGCGGACGCGGTAGCGCCCGCGGGTGCGGCCGACGCCCCCGCCCTCGCCACTCCCAGCTCGACGTGGCGGCGCCACAGATCCAATGCCGGTGCCGCCGACCGCAGTTGCTGAAAGCTCTGCCGGGTCGAGACCAGATACGGGAGCAGCCGCCCCAGCAGCAGGCCGACGGTGATCAGGGCGCCGCGGTCGATGCCGTGCCACAGCCCGGCCAGCAGCATGATCGCGGCGATGGCGGCCACGGCGCTGAGTTCCAGCATCAGCCGGCCCGAGGCGACCAGCGCCTGCTGCCGCCGGTAGCCGTGCGCCAGTTGGCCGGAGATGGCGTCGTAGGCGTTTTTCTCCAGATCCTCGCGTTCGAACGAACGAACGTGGCGCAGGCGCCGCGGGAAGTCCTCGCTGAGCCAGAAGAGCTGGGTCATGTCGGCGACGTACTGGCGGCTCACCCTGGCCTGCTCGTGGCCGGAGAGGCGGAACGCCAATACGGCCAGCGCCAGCAGCGGCGGCAACGCCAGCATCAGCGTCGGCGACACCAGGAAGGCGATGCCCAGGCTCACGCCGGCGGTGATCGCCGCGACCAGCAGTTGCAGCAAGGCGCTGAAGCCCTGGACGATGATCTCGATGTTGTAGGTGAGCACGTTGGCGATTTCCGCCGAACTGGCATCGGCGAGCGCCGGCAGCGGCGCGTCGAGCAGGCCGGCATGCACCTGCCGGCGCAGGCGCACCGCGCGCTCGGCGACCAGGCGCGCCGCCAGGTGCGCGGTTGCCCAGCGCAGCAGGGCGAAGGCGATGCTGGCCACGACGAAGAGCGCGGTCTGGGCGACGACGCCATCGGGCAATGCGAGCGCGTAGCCACCCAGGCGCGGTGCGTGCCCTGGCTGCACCAGGGGGACCAGGGCGACGGTGGCGATGGCGCCGGTCAACGCGGCGATCAGCGACAGCCCGACGTAGAGACACACGCGCCAGCGTTCCGCGCGGTCCAGGGTGGCGAGGAAGGCGCGCAGCAAGTGGTGCGTAGGGTCGGGCGTGGTTGTGCGCGTGCTCATTGGTGCCGGCCCGAGGCAGCCCACTGCGCACCGCCCGTGGAGGCGCGGCTCGGCGTTCGCTTCGCGCCGCCGCGTTGGGGTTCGCGCGCGAGGGCCTGCATCAGTCGCATCAGCAACGCGCTCGCGGGCTCATCGCAGCAGTCGCAGGACGGCGTCGACCGACGCGTCCGGGTGCGTGCCGCGCTGCAGTTCGTACACGCCAAGTCGCTGCAGTTGCCGGGCGAACAACGACCACCCCGGTTGCGCGGCGGCGTAGGGTTGATCTTCGGTCAGACGCTCCAGCACCGTTGCGGCGTCGATCGGCTGCAACACCTGGCGCGGGTCCGCCGCGATGGTGGCCGAGACGAAGACCGCCGCGACCACGTGCAGCGGCGCGGGCGCCAGGCGCGCGCGGCCGTGGCGGATGTCGACCTCGTACTTGGCCACGCCGCTGCGGCGATGGATCGTCGGCGCGGCCGCGATCCAGGCACGGGTGGCGTCGTCGACCAGCCGCGACACCTCCGGCCGCAGGTGCAGGAAGTTGCCGATGCCGGTGGCCAGCATGCGCTGCGGATCGACGAACAGCGCGTCTTCGGCGAGGAAGTCCAGGCCGCGCAGCAGGCTGTGCAGGGCCAGGGTGGACTTGCCCGAGCCGGTGGCGCCCAACAACAGCACGCCGCGCCCTTCCCTGCCGACACAGGCGCCATGCAGCGGCACCAGGCCCATGCCGCGCGCGGCCAGCACGAACACCGCGAACTCGATCAGTTCGTAGCGCAGGTGGTACGGATGGGCGAGCATGTCCTCGGAGATCACCAGCAACGCCCTGCCCTGTTCGGGCATCAGCATCATGTAGTTGTCGGCATCGATGACCCCGCACAGCGCGCCGGCGCCGGAATGGGTGCGGACCGGCGGTGGCGCCAATGCCAGCGCATAGGGCGCGTCGCGGCGCGCCACCAGGCTCAACGCGATGTGGAATTCGATCGCGCCGGGCAACTGATGCGCCGGGACATCGCCGAACGCCGCTTCGACCAGGTCCAGCAGGGCCTGGCTGTTGCTGCGGAAATGGAAGCGGCCGCCCAGCACCTGCTTGCTGAGGACATGCTCGCGCCGCAGCCGGTCGTGGAAGGGATCGTCGGCGGCATCGGCGTCCGCCACGTCGGCGTTGGCCGCGGGCTTGCAGCGGTGCGCGCGCGCGGTCGAGACAGGCATCGGCAGGGATCCATTGGGTCGATACCGCGTGAGTGCGCGCCGCGGGCGCAAAGGTTGCGAGGTGACCGCGCGCCCTGATCGCGCTGGATGGCGAGCGGCCGCTGCGCGCAAGGCAACGCCGCCATCGCGCGGAGATTGAGAAACGGGGCTTTCGTGGAAGGGGATGCGATCGCGTCGCAGGCGGTCCGCGCCCACTGGGTCCGGGGTTTCAACGGCGCGCATGCGCAGCGCGACAACCAAAGCCGGCGCCAGCGGCACTTACGGCACGGCCACCTGTGCGCGGCCCCTGCTGCATGCGCTGCGGCCTCCGCCGATGGCGCCGAACGAGACCCTTCCGCCGATGTCAAAGATCCAGGTCAGCCATTCCTACTTCCTGCGCTACGACCCCAAGCAATGGGAACGCGGCAAGCCGTACCCGCCGCTGGCGACGCTGCAGGTAGCCACGCTGTTGCGCCGGCATGGGCACGAGGTGGTGCTGTTCGATGCGATGCTCGCCGACGGCGTGGAGGACTACCCGGCCGCGGTGCGCGCGGCGCGGCCGGACCTGGTGGTGTTCTACGAGGACAACTTCAATTTCCTGACCAAGATGTGCCTGAGCCGGATGCGCGAGGCCGCCTGCCAGATGATCGCCGAGGCGCGCGCCTGCGGCAGCCGCGTGATCGTCGCCGGCTCCGACGCGTCCGACCATCCCGAGGCGTTCCTGGCCGCGGGCGCTCACGCGGTCCTGGTCG
This window contains:
- a CDS encoding serine kinase produces the protein MPMPVSTARAHRCKPAANADVADADAADDPFHDRLRREHVLSKQVLGGRFHFRSNSQALLDLVEAAFGDVPAHQLPGAIEFHIALSLVARRDAPYALALAPPPVRTHSGAGALCGVIDADNYMMLMPEQGRALLVISEDMLAHPYHLRYELIEFAVFVLAARGMGLVPLHGACVGREGRGVLLLGATGSGKSTLALHSLLRGLDFLAEDALFVDPQRMLATGIGNFLHLRPEVSRLVDDATRAWIAAAPTIHRRSGVAKYEVDIRHGRARLAPAPLHVVAAVFVSATIAADPRQVLQPIDAATVLERLTEDQPYAAAQPGWSLFARQLQRLGVYELQRGTHPDASVDAVLRLLR
- a CDS encoding ATP-binding cassette domain-containing protein produces the protein MSTRTTTPDPTHHLLRAFLATLDRAERWRVCLYVGLSLIAALTGAIATVALVPLVQPGHAPRLGGYALALPDGVVAQTALFVVASIAFALLRWATAHLAARLVAERAVRLRRQVHAGLLDAPLPALADASSAEIANVLTYNIEIIVQGFSALLQLLVAAITAGVSLGIAFLVSPTLMLALPPLLALAVLAFRLSGHEQARVSRQYVADMTQLFWLSEDFPRRLRHVRSFEREDLEKNAYDAISGQLAHGYRRQQALVASGRLMLELSAVAAIAAIMLLAGLWHGIDRGALITVGLLLGRLLPYLVSTRQSFQQLRSAAPALDLWRRHVELGVARAGASAAPAGATASAPLRIRKIGLAPPLAEVALDELLLAPGSMILLSGPSGAGKSSLMDALAGMVEPQVFAAHSGERPLDFVDYRAAIRHGAYVGQSVRPWQRTVRECLAWAAPGASDAAMWQALHDVGLALRLKAGAYGLDTTVNSAATKLSGGELQRLLLAQVILRQPRIALLDEATSALDAASEQQVLSALRQRLPQTALIVVSHRTGLSSVADRCLHIARAPAVPPRATAGAD
- a CDS encoding TraX family protein: MTSGARELLKWIAVVLMTGDHVARVLGDGYIPVVSELGRIAFPLFALVLAYNLAQPGADLLKSVRRLLLWGVIAQPAWGLAFGHWLPFNVLFSFGLAAAVIWSIQRREWVLLGMCAVIAPGLVEYYWTGLILVVAAWWLFKLPAAQEQPLPSSTRHAVRIALLVLAFGPLCWLNDNAWALLALPIVAVLAKRNVPVPRTRWAFYLYYVGHLALLAAVNGAIASGHA